A single region of the Oncorhynchus keta strain PuntledgeMale-10-30-2019 chromosome 37, Oket_V2, whole genome shotgun sequence genome encodes:
- the LOC118370152 gene encoding uncharacterized protein LOC118370152, with the protein MSYFWHFLCPFFLLSAMATAAPLGQDVDPADPEVQACVAFGIKSFNFHSQTHQLHNITKFHSVHREEVGAGQYDIDVEVRGCQSSFCSPDNSNTQIFRCHFVIVTAPWKKQLILINSTCTPVS; encoded by the exons ATGTCCTACTTCTGGCATTTCCTCTGCCCTTTCTTCCTCCTGTCAGCCATGGCCACTGCGGCACCTCTTGGGCAGGATGTGGACCCAGCTGACCCAGAGGTACAGGCCTGTGTTGCCTTCGGCATCAAGAGCTTCAACTTCCACAGCCAGACTCATCAGCTCCACAACATTACCAAGTTCCACTCTGTCCACAGAGAG GAGGTCGGTGCAGGTCAGTACGATATTGATGTGGAGGTGAGAGGTTGCCAGTCCTCCTTCTGTTCTCCAGACAATTCCAACACCCAG aTTTTCCGTTGTCATTTTGTCATTGTGACTGCTCCTTGGAAGAAGCAGCTGATTCTGATCAACAGCACCTGTACTCCAGTGTCTTAG